The DNA window AATGGAGGAATTTCCTTTTTACCGAGATGAAGAAATGTTTCGGAATTTTTTCGAAATGGATTGGCTGGTGCCAGCCAGGCAGCGACGTCACGCCTCGCCGGCTCGCTCCGACGACCCAGCCCGTCCAGCATGTCCTCGCGGGTATAAAGCGGCGCCACCACTGCCGCCGACTCGATCGTTCCGGCCGTGCCCACTCCCCCAACTCACCGCGAGAGCGCCTACCGAAGCGAGAGGGTTTCGTCGTTGAGCGAGGGACAGCGCCATGGCGGCGGAGCGAGAGAAGAAGGGAGCGACGGAGGCGGAGAAGGGAGAGGCGGTGGCGGAGAAGGGAGCGGCGGCAGCGAAGGAGGCGGCTGGCGGGAGGATCATCACCCTGGAGAGCTCGAGCGGGGAGGTGCGCCGCGTGTCGGAGGCTGCGGCGAGCCTGTCGGGCCTCATCAGCCGCACGTCGTCGTCAAGCTCCCCAATGTCGCGGCCCGCACCCTGGACACGGTGCTCGAGTACTGCAACATGCACGCCGGCcccggcgccgcgcccgccACCAAGCCCGACTCCGCTCCCActgccgcggccgccggcggaagcagcagcagcagcagcgtcgACACCGCGGCGACCGAGGACCGCACGTTCCTTGACGTCCTGTCCCTGAACGCCCTCCACGACCTCCTCATCGCCGCCAACGACCTCGAAATCGAGCGGCTCCTCGACGCCATCTGCCAGAAGGTCGCCGGCATGATCAAGGGCAAGACCCCCGACGAGATCCGCGCCACCTTCAGCATCGTCAACGACCTCAccccggcggcggaggcggagttGCACCACAAGTACGCGTGGGCCTTCGACGAGTAGGAACCTTCCAACCCACTTCGTGCTGCTCTAGCATTTGTTGCATCTCGCGATATCGATCAGCAGGCCTAGCGCGCGCCGTGTTCTACAGCGTCCTTTCAGGCCCATCCTAGTCGTTGCTCTCGCATCAAGAGCTTCAAATCCAGTCCGTGTATGCACTTGCTTAgcatttttcctttcttcctgtCGAAGAACAGAACCGATGCGTGCTGGAAGGTTTAAACGTCTTGCCTGAAGGGAATGAGTCAGATCCCGATTTGCCTGTCACTTCGGATTAATCTGATGAGATTGCTCTATCTCGGTCCAATTTTGCTCTACTACCATCGATCGATTGTGTTCTAGTTACCATTATTACTGTCGATCTGCTCGCGTTCCGTGATGATTATTTATTCCCAAATGCGTGACATGTGTTTTTCAGTTCCATGCGATCGCTGGTAGATCATTGCTCAACCTCTGCACCGCTGCTTGTACTGAATATTTTGAACTTATTGCAGGATGAAGTGAGTGGGTGGGATGACTTATCCTGATGTGCCTGTGACTTCTGGTTAAACCCATGAATTGTTCTGTTTATGTCCAATGATTTCCACTCTTAAATCGGACAAGGTGTTCTAGCTAGTACTCTTGCTCGGCTTCCATCAAGCTAATATAAAATCCTGAACTGCAGGCGTTGGATGTTCAAATCCCACCCACTTGGTTGTAGCATTACTGCATGATTACTCTATCTCTGTAGTGACCTGCGGTGTATGGATACTAAGCCAATATTATGTCCTAAATTGATCGTTGTGTAATTGTGTTTGTTTTCAGTTGAATAATAGGAGGGTTAATCTGTGCCTGTCTCTAGCCTTCTGGTACCGACCTGGAACTGGGAGTGTAAAAGATAAGGTTCTCTCTAGTTTGTTGCAACTAAAAAATACGGCGAAACTAAATCTTGCACTGAATTATAACCTTGTGAAGGATAACGATCTTATCTTGCTGTTACGTAGTATAATTCAGTTTCAGACTGCTCGGTTTCCAGTTTGAAATGAAGAGGGGAATAGCATTCCAGTCCCTGAATAAGTTCTGCTTCTTTCAGTGCATCAGTTGGCAACAAACGATGCTAAAAATTGTTGTTCCACTATGCTGTTTAGCATAGTTTTGTCATGGTAAGGCGGGTAGCTGGACTATGCATCATTGATTAAAAAAGCTCCAGTTTCAGTCCGTGGATATTTCACAGTCCCTTATTGTTGGCATAGTTTTTCCCTGTTTTTATTGTGAACACAGAAAGAGAGACTTGGGGGCCAGCCTTTAGTTTGCAAAACTGACAGTTGCATCCATTTTTTTCGACTGTCTTCTGCTCTTGTGAATAGGCCTACCAGTGAATGCCATGATTTGACATGGCTCGGTATAAACAGTTATTTGTATCGAGTAGCTTTTTTTTGTATGAAACGGTGCCACGTGACGCAGAGGCTATATATCGCATATGTTATAAAATAATGATCCATTATCTGAAGATGATTTTGGCCCAATTAAATTTTCAGCCCCgctctttctcttcttcctccttgcgcCGCCGGTGCTGCCTGGTGGGGTTTTGGGTTAGGGTTAGGGGTTTCGGGGTTCTAGATTGTCGGGGTGGAGTTGCCTTCGGCGTGGCCGGCTCTAGAGGAAGGTTGCCGACGACAGGGTAGCGAGCGGGTTGTGGGCGGGGCGGTGAGGCGGCGGGAGCCGCTGGCCTCGGGGTACGGATGACAGCCGGTGGTCCGTGGTTGTGGCAGGAGTCACCGCGAGCGCACTGTggttgcggccggcggcgcgaagATGAGCAGGGTCGGCGGTGGCGTGGGGGCGAGAGCTGGTGGAGTGAGGAGAAGATGAGCTCGCTCCTGGGCCGTGTGCTTCACGTGACCATCACCTGAAGCGATGATAACCACACTCGCCGCAAGATACAACTAATGAGAATTCAGATGAACTTGCAACACTCTCTCCTCTGGCAAACCTGCGATCACCGTctctaaattcaaatttcaaaagAAGATTTCAGTGATAACAACTCAACAAACAAGCCACAGCATTACAGAATTACAGTAGTGGAGTTGGCACAACTGCAGTACATCGCTATACTTTAACAGGAGACCAAAAAAACGTGTGAAAACCGACTTCCTTTTCACCTCCTTCCCTCCCTCCCGGATGGGGAATGGCCACCTCTTCCCAACTGGCGCAAAGGAAAATGATATCCTCTCGAATTCGAAACGGATCGCGTAAGCCGAGTGAAAGCCCAACACTGACCCAGAAACGTAGCTCGTCGGGCCAGACCGCAGGGCCCTTCTTCCTTCTTGCGTCCGAAGAAAATGGATTGGCTGGTGCCAGCCAGGCAGCCAGGCTTCGTCTCGCCCCGCCCCGAACCCGTGAAGGGCGGGTATAAAGCGGCGCCACCGCCGGCCCCGAGTCCCCCGACTCGATCATTCGTGGTTGCGTGAGCGAGAGCGCGATGGCGGCGGAGGGAGAGAAGAGGGGAGCGATGGAGGCAGAGGGAGCGGTGGAGAAGGGAGGGGATGTTGCGGCGACCTCCGAGAAGGGGGAGGCGGCGTCGGCGAAGGGGAAGGGAGTGGTGGAAGCgaaggaggtggccggcgggaAGATGGTCATCCTGAGGAGCTCGCAGCCGGAGAAGAAGCGGTACGAGGtcccggaggcggcggcgcggctgtcGATGCTCATCGGAGAAATGCTCGACGGAGACTGCGCCAACGACGACGGCATCGTGATCCCCGTCACCGCCAGGACCCTGGACACGGTGGTCGAGTACTGCAGCAAGCATTTCGAGGCTACCAAGTCCAACTCCGACCCCTTCGTCGCTGCCGCCACCAAGTCCGACCCCAACCCCAGCGCCGAGGCcagcgtcggcggcggcgtcaaCACGGCGGCGTCCGAGAACCTGGAGGATTGGGACCGCAAGCTCGTCGACCGCCTCAGCATGGACGACCTCTACGACGTCATCCACGCCGCCAACTTCCTCgacatcaaggggctcctcgaCGTCGTCTACCAGAGGGTCGCCGACATGATCAAGGGCAAGACCCCCGAAGAGATCCGCGCCACCTTCAACATCGCCAACGACTTCAccctggaggag is part of the Panicum hallii strain FIL2 chromosome 2, PHallii_v3.1, whole genome shotgun sequence genome and encodes:
- the LOC112881328 gene encoding SKP1-like protein 1; translated protein: MAAEREKKGATEAEKGEAVAEKGAAAAKEAAGGRIITLESSSGEPHVVVKLPNVAARTLDTVLEYCNMHAGPGAAPATKPDSAPTAAAAGGSSSSSSVDTAATEDRTFLDVLSLNALHDLLIAANDLEIERLLDAICQKVAGMIKGKTPDEIRATFSIVNDLTPAAEAELHHKYAWAFDE
- the LOC112881329 gene encoding SKP1-like protein 1A, encoding MAAEGEKRGAMEAEGAVEKGGDVAATSEKGEAASAKGKGVVEAKEVAGGKMVILRSSQPEKKRYEVPEAAARLSMLIGEMLDGDCANDDGIVIPVTARTLDTVVEYCSKHFEATKSNSDPFVAAATKSDPNPSAEASVGGGVNTAASENLEDWDRKLVDRLSMDDLYDVIHAANFLDIKGLLDVVYQRVADMIKGKTPEEIRATFNIANDFTLEEEAELCQQCAWIFDAE